A genomic region of Sarcophilus harrisii chromosome 6, mSarHar1.11, whole genome shotgun sequence contains the following coding sequences:
- the LOC100915976 gene encoding olfactory receptor 10AG1-like: protein MAGENFTIVVEFILLGFSDEPKLQGFLFGIFLLIYLSILIGNGLIIVITKVDPNLQTPMYFFLGNFSFLEICYTSVTLPRMLINIWTENRTISFLACAIQLGFLLILGAPECLLLGVMAYDRYVAICKPLYYPLIMNHKVCIKLAVGSWTIGIPIQILQTYQVFSLPFYGSNKLNHIFCDLRPLLKVACGDTFANELSIYAVAMVFGMLPFLLILWSYIKIISTILKLPSTEGRYKAFSTCSSHVIVVGLFFGSIIITYLQPKSSHSANNDKIFSLFYTVLTPMFNPLIYTLRNKDVIVALKKILPKCRRMKSN from the coding sequence ATGGCAGGAGAAAATTTCACTATTGTGGTAGAATTCATTCTCCTTGGATTTTCTGATGAGCCCAAACTCCAAGGGTTTCtgtttggaatatttttgttaatcTACTTGAGTATTCTGATAGGAAATGGTCTTATCATTGTAATAACCAAAGTGGATCCAAATCTCCAAACAcccatgtatttttttcttggaaacttTTCTTTCTTGGAAATATGTTACACATCAGTCACCCTACCCAGAATGCTGATAAATATTTGGACTGAGAATAGAACTATATCTTTTTTGGCTTGTGCTATACAACTTGGATTTCTCCTTATTCTGGGAGCACCTGAATGCTTACTTCTTGGTGTGATGGCATATGACCGCTATGTTGCCATTTGTAAGCCTCTATATTATCCTTTAATCATGAACCATAAAGTATGTATCAAGCTAGCAGTTGGCTCCTGGACCATTGGAATCCCAATCCAGATACTACAGACATACCAGGTTTTCTCTTTGCCATTCTATGGTTCTAACAAACTCAATCATATTTTTTGTGATCTTCGTCCATTGCTGAAGGTAGCCTGTGGGGATACATTTGCCAATGAGCTTTCTATCTATGCTGTTGCTATGGTGTTTGGCATGCTTCCATTTCTGCTGATACTCTGGTCGTACATAAAAATCATTTCCACCATCCTAAAGCTCCCATCAACTGAAGGAAGGTACAAAGCCTTTTCTACTTGCTCTTCTCATGTTATAGTTGTTGGTTTATTCTTTGGGTctataattattacatatttacAACCTAAATCTAGTCATTCAGCAAACAATGATaaaatcttctctctcttttatactGTTTTGACTCCTATGTTTAACCCTCTAATATACACTCTTAGGAACAAGGATGTCATTGTTgcactgaaaaaaatattaccTAAATGTAGAAGAATGAAGAGTAATTAA